From Paraburkholderia sabiae, a single genomic window includes:
- a CDS encoding SRPBCC family protein codes for MANEAVENADANDLVITRSLRAPVSALWRAWTEPDLLKEWWCPKPWTTQVREFDLRPGGAFHTFMQGPDGGTSDNPGCFLEVVPQARIVFTSMLTAGWRPNTPWLGFTAEIAMSAEGAGSHYVARVMHPDVATRDRHEQLGFFDGWNTCITQLDEFALALALATK; via the coding sequence ATGGCAAACGAAGCCGTCGAAAACGCTGACGCAAACGATCTCGTCATCACGCGTTCGCTGCGCGCGCCAGTTAGCGCGCTGTGGCGCGCGTGGACCGAACCGGATTTGCTCAAGGAGTGGTGGTGTCCGAAGCCCTGGACCACGCAAGTTCGCGAGTTCGACCTGCGTCCCGGCGGCGCATTCCACACCTTCATGCAAGGTCCCGATGGCGGCACGAGCGACAACCCCGGCTGCTTTCTCGAAGTCGTTCCGCAGGCACGCATCGTATTCACGTCGATGCTAACGGCGGGCTGGCGCCCCAACACGCCGTGGCTCGGCTTCACCGCCGAAATCGCGATGTCCGCGGAAGGTGCGGGCAGCCACTATGTTGCGCGCGTCATGCATCCCGACGTCGCGACGCGCGACCGGCACGAACAGCTGGGTTTCTTCGATGGCTGGAACACCTGCATCACGCAACTCGACGAGTTCGCTCTCGCACTCGCACTCGCGACGAAGTAA
- a CDS encoding class I SAM-dependent methyltransferase: MSTFNDTGFTGSIPEIYERYLVPMLFEPYARDLGSRLGSINMTRVLEIAAGTGVVTRAMADVLPPHVEIVATDLNQAMLDRAAQTGASRPVTWQQADAMQLPFDDSSFDLVICQFGAMFFPDRPHAFSEMRRVLRGGGVLLFNVWDRIEENTVTETVSAALDTLYPSDPPRFMQRVPHGYSDTAVIARDLADGGFDAQPRIETIAKRGHAESAEIAAMAFCQGTPLRGEIEARHGATLEEATSACAAAIRARFGDSAIVGKLQAHVVTAQR, encoded by the coding sequence ATGAGCACATTCAACGACACAGGCTTTACCGGTTCGATACCGGAAATCTACGAGCGCTATCTCGTGCCGATGCTCTTCGAGCCGTATGCGCGCGACCTCGGCAGCCGTCTCGGGTCGATCAACATGACGCGCGTACTGGAGATTGCGGCGGGCACAGGCGTCGTCACGCGAGCGATGGCGGACGTGCTGCCGCCGCATGTCGAGATCGTCGCGACCGATCTCAACCAGGCGATGCTCGACCGCGCTGCGCAAACCGGCGCGAGCAGGCCGGTGACGTGGCAGCAGGCCGACGCCATGCAACTTCCCTTCGACGACAGCAGCTTCGATCTCGTCATCTGCCAGTTCGGCGCGATGTTCTTCCCCGACAGGCCGCACGCCTTTTCCGAAATGCGGCGCGTGCTTCGAGGCGGCGGCGTGCTGCTGTTCAACGTGTGGGATCGAATCGAAGAGAACACGGTGACCGAGACGGTTTCGGCCGCGCTCGACACGCTCTACCCGAGCGATCCGCCGCGATTCATGCAGCGCGTGCCGCACGGCTATAGCGATACCGCCGTCATCGCGCGCGATCTCGCGGACGGCGGTTTCGACGCACAACCGCGCATCGAGACGATTGCGAAACGCGGGCACGCCGAGTCCGCCGAAATCGCGGCGATGGCGTTCTGCCAGGGCACGCCGCTGCGCGGCGAAATCGAAGCTCGCCACGGCGCGACGCTCGAGGAGGCGACATCGGCGTGCGCCGCAGCCATTCGAGCGCGTTTCGGCGATAGCGCAATCGTCGGCAAACTTCAAGCGCACGTCGTCACTGCACAACGTTGA
- a CDS encoding LysR substrate-binding domain-containing protein → MRTLPSLNALRAFEVCGRLLSVQLAANELNVTPAAVSRQIKLLEDQLGVLLFERGHRAIALTPMGERYLADIVRGFETMRTATINLTEARRRRTLKIRGYTTFSMNWLLPRLSTFHREHPDIEVSLTTSLQPVDFNTEDVDAAIRLSHAPSSDVGHDRLVPNELVPVCSPEFLRAHPDLTDATPEALRNVPLLHSLARREDWAKWLDAAGVRGVNPLSGLSYESSILAYFAATQGVGVAMAQRVLVADQLRDGTLVTPFSFVLDLGAFTYYLIYPREHLSNPEFAAFRNWLLSIGEAGR, encoded by the coding sequence ATGCGAACCCTTCCGTCACTCAACGCACTGCGTGCCTTCGAGGTCTGCGGCCGGCTGCTCAGCGTGCAGCTCGCCGCGAACGAACTCAATGTCACGCCCGCGGCCGTCAGCCGGCAGATCAAGCTGCTCGAAGACCAGCTCGGCGTGCTGCTGTTCGAACGCGGACATCGCGCGATCGCGTTGACGCCGATGGGCGAGCGCTATCTCGCCGACATCGTGCGCGGCTTCGAAACGATGCGCACCGCGACCATCAATCTCACGGAAGCGCGCCGCCGCCGCACGCTCAAGATTCGCGGCTACACCACTTTTTCGATGAACTGGCTGCTGCCGCGTCTGTCGACGTTTCATCGCGAGCATCCCGACATCGAAGTGAGTCTCACGACGTCGCTGCAACCCGTCGACTTCAACACCGAAGACGTCGATGCGGCGATCCGACTGTCGCACGCGCCTTCGTCGGATGTCGGTCATGATCGACTCGTGCCGAACGAACTCGTGCCTGTGTGCAGCCCCGAGTTCCTGCGCGCGCATCCCGATCTCACCGACGCCACGCCCGAAGCGCTGCGCAATGTGCCGTTGCTGCATTCGCTGGCGCGTCGCGAGGACTGGGCGAAATGGCTCGACGCGGCGGGCGTGCGCGGCGTGAATCCGTTGAGCGGACTCAGCTACGAAAGCTCGATCCTCGCGTACTTCGCGGCGACGCAAGGCGTCGGCGTCGCGATGGCGCAGCGCGTGCTCGTCGCCGATCAACTGCGCGACGGCACGCTCGTGACGCCCTTCTCTTTCGTGCTCGATCTGGGCGCGTTCACGTACTACCTGATCTATCCGCGCGAACATCTGTCGAATCCCGAGTTCGCCGCGTTTCGCAACTGGCTGCTTTCGATCGGCGAAGCGGGCCGCTAA
- a CDS encoding SDR family oxidoreductase encodes MNASPHNPSAEVAIVTGGAKGIGFGIAAALARKGLRIALFDLDRAALDHAASALAAEGAEVIGLPVDVTNGASVNEAVEAVVERFGRIDVLVNNAGIVRDKRITKMSDDDWDAVIGVNLKSQFLCCRAVLAHMSAARYGRIVNISSRAWLGGVGQSNYSAAKGGVVSLTRSLALEWASAGITVNAVAPGIVDTPLFQAFDAELQERLKKSVPVQRIGTPDDIAQAVLFFAQREASYITGQTLYVCGGRSLSSPSV; translated from the coding sequence ATGAACGCATCCCCTCACAACCCGTCCGCCGAGGTCGCCATCGTCACGGGCGGCGCGAAGGGCATCGGCTTCGGCATCGCGGCGGCGCTCGCCCGCAAGGGCTTGCGCATCGCGCTGTTCGATCTCGACCGCGCGGCGCTCGATCACGCTGCCAGCGCGCTCGCGGCCGAAGGCGCCGAGGTGATCGGGCTTCCCGTCGATGTGACGAATGGCGCGTCCGTGAACGAAGCCGTCGAAGCCGTCGTCGAGCGCTTTGGCCGCATCGACGTGCTGGTGAACAACGCGGGCATCGTGCGCGACAAGCGCATCACGAAGATGAGCGACGACGACTGGGACGCCGTGATAGGCGTGAATCTCAAGTCGCAGTTTCTGTGCTGCCGCGCGGTGCTCGCGCACATGAGCGCCGCGCGTTACGGGCGCATCGTGAACATTTCGTCGCGCGCGTGGCTGGGCGGCGTCGGCCAGTCCAACTATTCGGCGGCGAAGGGCGGCGTCGTGAGCCTCACGCGCAGCCTCGCGCTCGAATGGGCGAGCGCGGGGATCACGGTGAATGCGGTTGCGCCCGGTATCGTCGATACGCCGCTGTTTCAGGCCTTCGATGCCGAGCTTCAGGAACGGCTGAAGAAGTCGGTACCGGTGCAGCGCATCGGCACGCCGGACGATATCGCGCAGGCCGTGTTGTTCTTCGCGCAACGTGAAGCGTCGTACATCACGGGGCAAACGCTCTACGTGTGCGGCGGCCGTTCGCTGTCTTCGCCGAGCGTGTGA
- a CDS encoding sensor histidine kinase: MNNRRGGASRSIAVRLTWWIACVIVALSAAACVVSFAAAYVEANKLQDGHLREIGALIDSGEIVLTRSAAAWHGSEDEDVRLVISRLDKPSTDTDALIPVSTLSGLADGMHNVEVKHQSWRVSVRTLTNGERISVAERSAIRDEIASDGALRTPLPMLALTPVLIVVVVVLVRRMLLPLRRLAKVVDQQDDATFDVLSEQDIPKELLPFVTSINRLIGRLKEAMSQQRRFIADAAHELRSPLAALSLQAEHLGAAGNPHVARERLVTFQAALRRTVRLVEQLLALARSQHGSTIEPSAVSLRQLATDAVVNAVDMAQGKQVDLGLEKVDDIDVIVDVPALAIVLRNLVDNAVRYTPAGGKVDVSVTRSAGNLLVEVTDTGPGIPDDQLLRVLEPFYRMPGTVAAGSGLGLSIVSEIARRSGGQLVLENVAGGLRASYRHPLRS; the protein is encoded by the coding sequence ATGAATAATCGACGGGGAGGCGCTTCGCGATCTATCGCGGTGCGGCTGACGTGGTGGATCGCATGCGTGATCGTGGCGCTGAGCGCGGCCGCGTGCGTTGTGTCGTTTGCGGCCGCGTATGTCGAGGCAAATAAACTGCAGGACGGCCATCTCCGGGAAATCGGCGCGTTGATCGATAGCGGGGAAATCGTCCTCACGCGATCGGCCGCCGCGTGGCACGGCAGCGAAGACGAGGACGTGCGGCTCGTCATCTCGCGCCTCGACAAGCCTTCGACGGATACCGATGCGCTCATTCCCGTTTCCACACTGTCGGGTCTCGCGGACGGCATGCATAACGTCGAGGTCAAGCACCAGAGCTGGCGCGTCAGCGTGCGGACGCTGACGAACGGCGAGCGCATTTCGGTTGCGGAGCGTTCGGCGATCCGCGACGAAATCGCCAGCGACGGCGCATTGCGAACACCGCTGCCGATGCTTGCGCTGACACCTGTTCTGATCGTCGTGGTGGTCGTGCTCGTGCGGCGGATGTTGTTGCCGTTGCGACGACTCGCAAAGGTCGTGGATCAACAGGACGACGCGACGTTCGATGTGCTGTCCGAGCAGGACATCCCCAAAGAGCTGCTGCCGTTCGTGACGTCGATCAACCGGCTCATCGGGCGGCTGAAGGAGGCGATGTCGCAGCAGCGCAGGTTTATCGCCGACGCCGCGCACGAGCTGCGTTCGCCGCTTGCGGCGCTGTCGTTGCAGGCTGAGCATCTCGGCGCCGCTGGCAATCCGCATGTCGCCCGCGAACGGCTCGTCACGTTTCAGGCTGCGCTGCGGCGCACGGTGCGGCTCGTCGAACAGCTGCTCGCGCTTGCGCGTTCGCAGCATGGCTCGACGATCGAGCCGTCGGCGGTTTCCCTTCGACAACTCGCCACGGATGCCGTCGTCAATGCCGTCGACATGGCGCAGGGCAAGCAGGTCGATCTCGGGCTGGAGAAGGTCGACGATATCGACGTGATCGTCGATGTCCCGGCGCTGGCAATCGTGTTGCGCAATCTCGTCGACAACGCCGTGCGCTATACGCCCGCGGGCGGCAAGGTCGATGTGTCGGTGACGCGCAGCGCGGGGAATCTGCTGGTCGAGGTGACGGACACCGGGCCGGGCATCCCCGACGATCAGTTGCTGCGCGTACTCGAACCGTTTTACCGGATGCCCGGCACGGTCGCGGCGGGCAGTGGACTCGGGTTGTCGATCGTGTCGGAAATCGCCCGGCGCAGCGGCGGTCAGCTTGTGCTGGAGAATGTCGCGGGCGGATTGCGCGCGTCTTATCGGCATCCGTTGCGAAGCTGA
- a CDS encoding ArsR/SmtB family transcription factor: MANHHVTISDVFQALSDPTRCAIVSMLGRGAQTVSVLAQPFDMALPSFMKHLAVLEHSGLIRTHKTGRARTCELLPAKLSEVETWLAEQRAVWEARSDRMVEFVENLHEEEQAHGKRSRRKR, from the coding sequence ATGGCTAACCATCATGTAACGATAAGCGACGTGTTTCAGGCGCTGTCCGATCCGACCCGTTGTGCGATCGTCAGCATGCTCGGGCGTGGCGCACAGACGGTCTCGGTGCTCGCGCAGCCGTTCGACATGGCGTTGCCTTCGTTCATGAAGCATCTCGCCGTGCTCGAGCACAGCGGCCTCATCCGCACGCACAAGACGGGCCGCGCGCGCACATGCGAGCTGCTGCCCGCGAAGTTGTCGGAAGTCGAAACATGGCTGGCCGAACAACGCGCCGTATGGGAAGCACGATCGGACCGCATGGTCGAATTCGTCGAAAACCTTCACGAAGAGGAGCAGGCTCATGGCAAACGAAGCCGTCGAAAACGCTGA
- a CDS encoding CaiB/BaiF CoA-transferase family protein — protein MLDGVRILAWGTRHAVRLGATLLERAGAQVTFGGAQAAQGYDVIVVSSDVSSADERSVIAELKASATHIVCDITATGPQNARVGMRGSDAQIQAISGLMDTTGFAHGEPVHIGVPFTEISAALYACAAIAAAVRVKRLRGIVQNIDVTLFGCAASALTTFLPTAFAQGTVGRVGNRHPACAPWNAYATRDGWILICTSTEEQWRKIKDVASAPQLDDPRFASLRERVAHVDELDALIETWTSTLTTSECSQVCEQIGVAAGPIVSVEELSKEPNFRMRHADAAMQIDTQGIDGDTYKRVSIFNTARLTDDACAAPCTDREAAPHAGPLAGIKVVEIGQYTTAPLVGKHLAALGAEVVKIEPPDGEVARSWTPGQAGTSYFFALNNTDKQTIALDLKQQADRAYLSTLLADADVLVENLRPGALAKLGFDRDALGKINPRLIYCSISGFGIASAYPARPAFDTVIQAMGGLMDLTRSAGEPVKLGASGADILGGQAALLAIVACLAGPARQDGTFVEISMQDVAAWCALFASGNPERQGIAVACIDGHVWLESDEHADAAALAAHAKQARCSVLTRASAVAALAKAGVSAVPVARVHELIEDGDFLADVLSVARDANGAFWPVLKVPYRLSRTPARVRAVPGAPTRTASPLFATLAV, from the coding sequence ATGCTGGACGGTGTGCGAATTCTGGCCTGGGGCACGCGCCACGCAGTCAGGCTCGGCGCGACGCTGCTCGAACGCGCGGGCGCGCAGGTGACGTTCGGCGGCGCGCAAGCTGCGCAAGGGTACGACGTGATCGTGGTTTCGTCGGACGTGAGTTCGGCCGACGAGCGTAGCGTGATCGCGGAACTGAAGGCGTCCGCTACGCATATCGTGTGCGACATCACCGCTACGGGGCCGCAAAATGCGCGCGTGGGCATGCGCGGTTCCGATGCGCAGATTCAGGCGATCAGCGGATTGATGGACACGACGGGATTCGCGCATGGCGAACCCGTGCACATCGGCGTGCCGTTCACGGAGATTTCGGCGGCGCTCTATGCGTGCGCGGCAATTGCGGCGGCCGTTCGCGTGAAGCGGTTGCGCGGCATCGTGCAGAACATCGACGTGACGCTATTCGGTTGCGCCGCCAGCGCGCTCACGACGTTTCTGCCGACGGCGTTCGCGCAAGGAACGGTTGGCCGCGTCGGCAACCGGCATCCGGCCTGCGCGCCGTGGAATGCTTACGCGACGCGCGACGGCTGGATCCTCATCTGCACCAGCACCGAAGAACAGTGGCGCAAGATCAAGGACGTAGCCAGCGCGCCGCAACTCGACGATCCGCGCTTCGCGAGCTTGCGTGAACGCGTGGCGCACGTCGACGAACTCGATGCGTTGATCGAAACGTGGACGTCGACATTGACCACAAGCGAATGCTCGCAGGTGTGCGAGCAGATCGGCGTGGCGGCCGGGCCGATCGTGTCCGTCGAGGAGTTGAGCAAGGAGCCGAATTTCCGCATGCGTCACGCGGATGCTGCGATGCAGATCGACACGCAAGGCATCGACGGTGACACGTATAAGCGCGTCTCGATCTTCAATACTGCGCGTCTGACCGACGACGCATGCGCTGCGCCGTGCACTGATCGAGAAGCCGCGCCGCATGCGGGCCCGCTTGCGGGCATCAAGGTCGTCGAGATCGGCCAGTACACGACGGCGCCGCTCGTCGGCAAGCACCTCGCGGCGCTCGGCGCGGAAGTCGTGAAGATCGAGCCGCCCGATGGCGAAGTGGCGCGTTCATGGACGCCGGGTCAGGCGGGCACGAGTTACTTTTTTGCGCTCAACAACACCGACAAGCAGACCATCGCGCTCGATCTGAAGCAGCAAGCCGACCGCGCATATCTGAGCACGCTGCTCGCCGACGCCGACGTGCTCGTCGAAAATCTGCGTCCTGGTGCGCTCGCGAAACTCGGCTTCGATCGCGATGCGCTCGGCAAGATCAATCCGCGTCTGATCTATTGCTCGATTTCGGGTTTCGGCATCGCGTCCGCGTATCCCGCCAGGCCCGCGTTCGATACGGTGATTCAGGCGATGGGCGGTCTCATGGACCTGACACGCAGCGCAGGCGAGCCGGTCAAGCTCGGCGCGTCGGGGGCGGATATTCTCGGCGGTCAGGCGGCGCTGCTCGCGATCGTCGCTTGCCTTGCCGGTCCGGCGCGGCAGGACGGCACGTTCGTCGAAATATCGATGCAGGATGTCGCCGCCTGGTGTGCGCTGTTTGCTTCGGGCAACCCGGAGCGGCAGGGAATCGCCGTCGCGTGCATCGACGGACATGTGTGGCTGGAAAGCGATGAGCATGCCGATGCAGCAGCGCTCGCAGCGCATGCAAAGCAGGCGCGCTGTAGCGTGCTGACGCGTGCGTCGGCGGTTGCGGCGCTCGCGAAAGCGGGCGTCAGCGCAGTGCCCGTCGCGCGCGTGCACGAACTGATCGAGGACGGCGATTTTCTCGCGGACGTGCTGAGCGTCGCGCGCGATGCGAACGGTGCGTTCTGGCCCGTCCTCAAGGTGCCGTATCGCCTGTCGCGCACGCCCGCGCGCGTGCGTGCCGTGCCGGGCGCGCCGACGCGAACGGCGTCGCCGCTCTTCGCAACGCTCGCCGTCTGA
- a CDS encoding enoyl-CoA hydratase/isomerase family protein — MTIHYSVSEHVATVSLDRPEALNALDLDSLKDLRAALAEARDDDEVRVIVLTGAGHKSFCVGADLKNTLPPTTNFSSSFVRSIDRAAAEGIYVRLMDLSSLRLFKPIIGAINGYCLGGGLELALQCDLRIASSSAVFGLPEAVVASIPAVCGIQALQKAVPSAIAMKMLLTGCKIDAAYAERVGLVSDVVEPEALMDKARELARTIASNGPLAVQMIKKVAETSSNVPLAQALEFTELAWGAMRDSEDRVEGRKAFAEKRKPQFKGR, encoded by the coding sequence ATGACCATTCACTACAGCGTGTCGGAGCATGTAGCGACCGTGAGCCTCGACCGGCCCGAGGCGCTCAACGCGCTCGATCTCGACAGCCTGAAGGATCTGCGTGCGGCACTCGCCGAAGCGCGCGACGACGATGAGGTGCGCGTGATTGTGCTCACAGGCGCGGGACACAAGTCGTTCTGCGTCGGCGCGGATCTGAAGAATACGCTCCCGCCGACGACGAATTTCAGTTCGTCATTCGTGCGCTCGATCGATCGCGCCGCGGCGGAAGGCATCTACGTGCGATTGATGGACCTCAGTTCGCTGCGCCTCTTCAAGCCGATCATCGGCGCGATCAATGGATACTGCCTCGGCGGCGGGCTCGAACTCGCGCTGCAATGCGATTTGCGAATCGCGTCGAGCAGCGCGGTGTTTGGTTTGCCGGAAGCCGTCGTCGCGAGTATTCCCGCCGTGTGCGGCATTCAGGCGCTGCAAAAAGCCGTGCCGTCCGCGATCGCGATGAAGATGCTGCTGACGGGCTGCAAGATCGATGCGGCTTATGCGGAGCGCGTCGGCCTCGTGTCCGATGTCGTCGAGCCCGAAGCGCTGATGGACAAGGCGCGCGAACTCGCACGCACGATCGCGTCGAATGGACCGCTCGCCGTGCAGATGATCAAGAAGGTCGCGGAAACGAGCAGCAATGTGCCGCTTGCACAGGCGCTCGAATTCACGGAGCTGGCGTGGGGCGCGATGCGCGATTCGGAAGATCGCGTGGAAGGACGCAAGGCGTTCGCCGAGAAGCGCAAGCCGCAATTCAAGGGGCGTTGA